One Pseudonocardia sediminis DNA window includes the following coding sequences:
- a CDS encoding (2Fe-2S)-binding protein, with protein sequence MPTQTFKLNGETVTVDVEDDVRLLWVIRDLLKVTGPKYGCGINVCKACTSHINGKAFNPCSVPVGAIQDSDEITTIEGLADGETLHPMQEAWIEKDVAQCGYCQPGQIMAAVALVRKCQEEGRDIDDSMLDEIRNICRCGTYNRIREAIKVGADNM encoded by the coding sequence ATGCCCACTCAGACCTTCAAGCTCAACGGCGAGACCGTCACCGTCGACGTCGAGGACGACGTCCGGCTGCTCTGGGTCATCCGTGACCTGCTCAAGGTGACCGGCCCGAAGTACGGCTGCGGCATCAACGTCTGCAAGGCCTGCACCAGCCACATCAACGGCAAGGCGTTCAACCCCTGCTCGGTGCCGGTCGGCGCGATCCAGGACTCCGACGAGATCACCACGATCGAGGGCCTGGCCGACGGCGAGACCCTGCACCCGATGCAGGAGGCCTGGATCGAGAAGGACGTCGCGCAGTGCGGCTACTGCCAGCCGGGTCAGATCATGGCCGCGGTAGCCCTGGTGCGGAAGTGCCAGGAAGAGGGCCGCGACATCGACGACTCGATGCTCGACGAGATCCGCAACATCTGCCGGTGCGGCACCTACAACCGCATCCGTGAGGCGATCAAGGTCGGCGCCGACAACATGTGA
- a CDS encoding benzoate/H(+) symporter BenE family transporter, with the protein MTAVDHSSTRRFERPERRPPGARRILGDLGPRYAANGLIGVVFSATGPGAVVLAVGVQGGLSPAEIASWVFGVFFLNGALTVLASWVYRQPLAFFWTIPGTVLVGPALGHLSLGQVVGAYLATGVLMLLLGLTGWVRTVMDAIPMPIVMAMVAGVFLSFGTGLVKAVVSDAAVAAPMVVVFVVLSAWAAAGRRVPPILGALVVGAVAVAVTGTFRLAGGTVSAFLAALDLQTPQWSLQAMFELVIPLAITVLVVQNGQGVAVLRAARHDPPVNVVTSLCGIWSVLAAGVGAVSTCLTGPTNALLTVSGERHRQYTAGIVCGLLAMVFGVFAPLFTQLMLAAPVAFVATLGGLAMLKVLQSAFVAAFGSRHTFGALVTFVVTVSGITVLNIGGPFWGLVAGIAVSRLLERDDFRTG; encoded by the coding sequence ATGACGGCCGTGGACCACTCCTCCACGCGGCGGTTCGAGCGTCCGGAACGGCGGCCGCCGGGCGCCCGGCGGATCCTCGGCGACCTCGGGCCGCGGTACGCGGCGAACGGTCTGATCGGGGTCGTGTTCTCCGCGACCGGCCCCGGGGCCGTCGTCCTCGCGGTCGGTGTCCAGGGCGGGCTGTCCCCGGCGGAGATCGCCTCGTGGGTCTTCGGGGTCTTCTTCCTCAACGGCGCTCTGACCGTGCTGGCCAGCTGGGTCTACCGGCAGCCGCTGGCGTTCTTCTGGACGATCCCGGGCACCGTCCTCGTCGGCCCGGCCCTGGGGCACCTGAGCCTCGGCCAGGTCGTGGGGGCCTACCTGGCCACCGGGGTCCTGATGCTCCTGCTGGGACTGACCGGTTGGGTGCGCACGGTGATGGACGCGATCCCGATGCCGATCGTGATGGCGATGGTCGCCGGGGTGTTCCTGAGCTTCGGCACCGGGCTGGTGAAGGCGGTGGTCTCCGACGCCGCGGTCGCGGCGCCGATGGTCGTCGTGTTCGTGGTCCTCAGTGCGTGGGCCGCCGCCGGCCGGCGGGTCCCGCCGATCCTCGGCGCGCTGGTCGTGGGCGCCGTCGCCGTGGCGGTGACGGGGACCTTCCGTCTCGCCGGCGGCACGGTGTCGGCGTTCCTCGCCGCCCTGGATCTGCAGACACCGCAGTGGTCGCTGCAGGCCATGTTCGAGCTGGTGATCCCGCTGGCGATCACGGTCCTGGTGGTGCAGAACGGGCAGGGTGTCGCGGTGCTGCGCGCGGCCCGGCACGACCCGCCGGTCAACGTCGTGACCTCGCTCTGCGGGATCTGGTCGGTCCTCGCGGCGGGGGTCGGTGCCGTCTCGACGTGCCTGACCGGGCCGACCAACGCGTTGCTCACGGTCTCCGGTGAGCGTCACCGGCAGTACACGGCCGGGATCGTATGCGGGTTGCTGGCGATGGTGTTCGGCGTGTTCGCCCCGCTGTTCACCCAGCTGATGCTCGCGGCGCCGGTCGCCTTCGTCGCGACGCTGGGCGGCCTGGCGATGCTGAAGGTGCTGCAGTCCGCGTTCGTCGCCGCGTTCGGCTCGCGCCACACCTTCGGCGCACTGGTGACGTTCGTCGTGACCGTCTCCGGCATCACGGTGCTCAACATCGGCGGCCCGTTCTGGGGGCTGGTCGCCGGGATCGCGGTCTCGCGCCTGCTCGAGCGCGACGACTTCCGGACGGGCTGA
- a CDS encoding mandelate racemase/muconate lactonizing enzyme family protein, with product MKIVRIEAIPFAVPYRKPLRFASGEVHTADHVLVRVHGEDGLVGVAEAPPRPFTYGETQESIIAVIDRIFAPELVGLTVFEREVMAARMDRTVGNPTAKAAVDMAVWDLLGRSLDVPVSQLLGGYTDRMSVSHMVGFAPDAEMVAEAERMRDTYGITTFKVKVGRRPVSLDVGACRALREALGPDVDLYVDGNRGWKPSEAARALHAMADLDLTLSEELCPADDVLGRRWLVSQTPIPTVADESATRPGEVTRELLGGSANMISIKTARTGFTGSQRVLHLCEGLGTEVVMGNQIDGQVGTACSVVFGAAHRSTSGRAGELSNFLDMSDDLLTEPLQITGGEMHVRPGPGIGIEIDPDKLAHYRQDA from the coding sequence GTGAAGATCGTCCGGATCGAGGCGATCCCGTTCGCCGTGCCGTACCGCAAGCCGCTGCGCTTCGCCAGCGGCGAGGTGCACACCGCCGACCACGTCCTGGTGCGCGTGCACGGCGAGGACGGCCTCGTCGGTGTCGCGGAGGCGCCGCCGCGCCCCTTCACCTACGGCGAGACCCAGGAGTCGATCATCGCGGTGATCGACAGGATCTTCGCCCCCGAGCTGGTCGGCCTCACCGTGTTCGAGCGGGAGGTCATGGCTGCCCGGATGGACCGCACGGTCGGCAACCCGACCGCGAAGGCGGCCGTCGACATGGCCGTGTGGGACCTGCTCGGGCGCTCGCTCGACGTACCCGTCTCGCAGCTGCTCGGCGGCTACACCGACCGGATGTCGGTGTCGCACATGGTCGGGTTCGCCCCGGACGCCGAGATGGTCGCCGAGGCGGAGAGGATGCGCGACACCTACGGCATCACCACGTTCAAGGTGAAGGTCGGCCGCCGCCCGGTCTCGCTCGACGTCGGCGCCTGCCGCGCGCTGCGCGAGGCCCTGGGCCCGGACGTCGACCTCTACGTCGACGGCAACCGCGGCTGGAAGCCCTCCGAGGCGGCACGGGCGCTGCACGCCATGGCCGACCTGGACCTGACCCTGTCCGAGGAGCTCTGCCCGGCCGACGACGTCCTCGGACGGCGCTGGCTCGTCTCCCAGACCCCGATCCCGACCGTCGCCGACGAGAGCGCCACCCGGCCCGGCGAGGTCACCCGTGAGCTGCTCGGAGGCTCCGCGAACATGATCAGCATCAAGACCGCGCGGACCGGGTTCACCGGCTCGCAGCGGGTGCTGCACCTGTGCGAGGGACTCGGCACCGAGGTCGTCATGGGCAACCAGATCGACGGCCAGGTCGGCACCGCCTGCAGCGTCGTGTTCGGCGCCGCGCACCGCTCCACGTCGGGCCGGGCCGGCGAGCTGTCGAACTTCCTCGACATGTCCGACGACCTGCTCACCGAACCCCTGCAGATCACCGGCGGCGAGATGCACGTGCGCCCCGGACCGGGCATCGGGATCGAGATCGACCCGGACAAGCTCGCGCACTACCGCCAGGACGCCTGA
- the catA gene encoding catechol 1,2-dioxygenase — protein MSTETTATAAGSGASATETFRNKVRGAGEIDHERVSAIVTDALTSLHEVVRKHKLTYDEYDALKAWMIRVGEDGEWPLFLDVWLEHVVEEVANADREGATGTIEGPYYVPGAPEFTGEATLPMRENEKGTPFLFQGTITDLAGAPLEGGLVDFWQADDDGYYSQFAPGIPEWNLRGRVTTGPDGTFKINTMKPAPYQIPNDGACGALIRAAGWHAWRPAHLHLKVSAPGKQLITTQLYFDGGDYVTDDVAQAVKPDLVLHPQKADSGNGEQVTYDFPLDPA, from the coding sequence ATGAGCACCGAGACCACCGCCACGGCCGCCGGATCCGGCGCCTCGGCCACCGAGACGTTCCGCAACAAGGTCCGCGGGGCCGGCGAGATCGACCACGAACGCGTTTCCGCGATCGTGACCGACGCGCTGACCTCGCTGCACGAGGTCGTCCGCAAGCACAAGCTGACCTACGACGAGTACGACGCCCTCAAGGCGTGGATGATCCGCGTCGGCGAGGACGGGGAGTGGCCGCTGTTCCTCGACGTGTGGCTCGAGCACGTCGTCGAGGAGGTCGCCAACGCCGACCGCGAGGGTGCCACCGGCACCATCGAGGGCCCGTACTACGTCCCCGGCGCCCCTGAGTTCACCGGCGAGGCCACGCTGCCGATGCGCGAGAACGAGAAGGGCACGCCCTTCCTGTTCCAGGGCACGATCACCGACCTGGCCGGTGCACCGCTCGAGGGCGGGCTCGTCGACTTCTGGCAGGCCGACGACGACGGCTACTACTCGCAGTTCGCCCCGGGCATCCCGGAGTGGAACCTGCGCGGCCGCGTCACCACCGGCCCGGACGGCACCTTCAAGATCAACACTATGAAGCCGGCGCCGTACCAGATCCCGAACGACGGGGCCTGCGGCGCGCTGATCCGCGCGGCCGGCTGGCACGCCTGGCGCCCGGCGCACCTGCACCTCAAGGTGAGCGCCCCGGGCAAGCAGCTGATCACCACCCAGCTCTACTTCGACGGCGGCGACTACGTCACCGACGACGTCGCCCAGGCCGTCAAGCCGGACCTGGTGCTTCACCCGCAGAAGGCCGACTCGGGCAACGGGGAGCAGGTCACCTACGACTTCCCGCTCGACCCCGCCTGA